The following coding sequences are from one Triticum aestivum cultivar Chinese Spring chromosome 5A, IWGSC CS RefSeq v2.1, whole genome shotgun sequence window:
- the LOC123102609 gene encoding universal stress protein PHOS34, whose amino-acid sequence MAEETGATAASGPAAGGEGKMTMVVGVDESEHSYYALQWTLLHFFSPGQQQQYRLVVVTAKPTAASAVGLAGPGAADVLPFVEADLKRSSLRVIDKAKELCAQVSDAVFEVVEGDARNVLCEAVERHHAEMLVVGNHGYGAIKRAVLGSVSDYCTHHAHCTVMVVKKPKHKH is encoded by the exons ATGGCGGAGGAAACGGGGGCGACGGCGGCTTCAGGGCCGGCGGCGGGCGGAGAGGGCAAGATGACGATGGTGGTCGGGGTGGACGAGAGCGAGCACAGCTACTACGCGCTGCAGTGGACGCTCCTCCACTTCTTCTCCCCGGGCCAGCAGCAGCAGTACCGCCTCGTCGTCGTCACGGCCAAGCCCACCGCCGCGTCCGCCGTCGGCCTCGCCGGACCAG GTGCCGCGGACGTGCTGCCGTTCGTTGAGGCGGACCTGAAGCGAAGCTCGCTGCGCGTCATCGACAAGGCCAAGGAGCTCTGCGCGCAG GTGAGTGATGCTGTCTTTGAAGTGGTGGAGGGGGATGCCAGGAACGTCCTCTGCGAGGCGGTAGAAAGGCATCACGCAGAGATGTTGGTTGTGGGCAACCATGGCTATGGAGCAATCAAAAG GGCTGTTCTTGGAAGTGTGAGCGATTACTGCACCCACCACGCGCACTGCACCGTGATGGTTGTGAAGAAACCAAAGCACAAGCACTGA
- the LOC123102608 gene encoding universal stress protein PHOS34 — MAAEGEALMAAERAETSTAPAVATESGANGKAAASGKPAMVLGIDESEHSYYALEWTIHHFFAPGQPQQYHLIVVSAKPPAASVIGIAGIGMAELLPRVELDLKRASARVIDKAKEHCSHVADVSYEVKEGDARNVLCEAVERHHADMLVMGSHGYGAFKRAVLGSVSDYCTHNAHCTVMIVKKPKHHKKHEQLGFHRKEA; from the exons atggcggcggagggagaggcCCTGATGGCAGCGGAAAGGGCAGAGACGTCGACTGCACCGGCGGTGGCGACGGAGTCAGGAGCCAACGGGAAAGCGGCGGCGAGCGGGAAGCCGGCGATGGTGCTGGGGATCGACGAGAGCGAGCACAGCTACTACGCGCTGGAGTGGACGATCCACCATTTCTTCGCCCCCGGCCAGCCGCAGCAGTACCACCTCATCGTGGTCAGCGCCAAGCCCCCTGCCGCCTCCGTCATCGGCATCGCCGGCATAGGCATGGCGGAGCTTCTCCCGAGGGTGGAGCTCGACCTCAAGCGCGCCTCCGCCAGAGTCATCGACAAGGCCAAGGAGCACTGCTCACAT GTGGCCGATGTCAGCTATGAAGTGAAAGAGGGCGACGCGAGGAATGTGCTGTGCGAGGCAGTTGAGAGGCATCATGCAGACATGCTGGTTATGGGCAGCCATGGCTACGGCGCTTTCAAGAG GGCCGTCCTTGGGAGCGTGAGCGATTACTGCACTCACAACGCGCATTGCACCGTGATGATAGTGAAGAAACCAAAGCACCATAAGAAGCATGAACAATTGGGGTTCCATAGAAAGGAGGCTTGA